Genomic segment of Candidatus Zixiibacteriota bacterium:
GAGCCGTTTCGAGGTGAACCGTCCGCCGATATGCAGAACCGTATCAGGCGCGTGACTATCCGCAAAATCCACCGATGCCAGAATCAGATCATAGTGCCTGACCATGTGCGGTTCAGGAATCCCGCTCAACCCCGAGGTGATATCAGCAAGTGTCGGCCAGTTCAAATTGCGACTGAGTTCAAGAGCCGTTCGCCGCTCATGGTCGGTGCGAAGATAACCGATTATTAGCAGGCCGCGGTTTGTCTGCCTAATGATCTCGATAGTAGATTTCAGAACGGTGGGTTCGAGTGGCCTTGTTGGCGCAGGCTCACCACCGTATGGCTTGACTGAGCAGTACCAGTCTGTCAGTTCGGGCTGGTGTTCAGAAATCGTCTCATCGAGTGATCGAATGTCCCCTGCCGGCGGAACCAGCGGTTCGCGAAACGGGCAGTTGAGGTGTGCCGGGCCGGGCGACGACGACGAGCGAAGCGCGCGTGCATAGACGTCGCTGACTGCCGACAGCACGCTAATCGCGCCGACAGGATCATCGGGGCACGGCAGAAGCGCCTGAGCGCGAATATGGTTGCCGTACAATTGGCTTTGATCGATGGTCTGATTGGCTCCGCAGCCGTGTAGTTCCGGAGGGCGGTCGGCGGTGATTGCCAGGAGGGGCAGATTGTCCATCGACGCTTCAACTATCGCAGGCAGTAGATTCGCCGCGGCAGTTCCGGAGGTAGTAATCACAGGCGCCGGTTTACCCGTGGCGCGAGCGTACCCGACAGCAAAGAACCCCGCGCCGCGTTCGTCGTAGTGAACCACCGACCGAATCCGTTTGTCCATGGCCACGGCAATCGCCAGGGGCGACGAACGTGATCCCGGACATATCACGACATGGCCGGTTCCCCTGCGGCGCAGTTCCTCGATCATGAGCTGCGCCCGCAGTAGATTGGCCTCTGCGACAGTCATCGCGCCTCGAGATCGAACAGGCCGAGGAACGCGCGGAGCTTATGCTCGATCTCATCCCATTCCGAGTCGGCCTCGGAACCGGGGACAATTCCGGCGCCGGCGAACAAGTCGATTCGCCTCTCGCACACCAGGGCGGAGCGGATCGCCACCGCGAATTCGGCGCGGTCTTTTGCCAGCCAGCCGAACGGCCCGGCATACCAGCCACGGTCAAACGCTTCGAACTCGCTCAGCAGAGCAACAGCTTCCCGCGCGGGAAAGCCGCCGACTGCGGGAGTGGGATGAAGCGCAGTTATGATCTGAAGGTCGTCCACGCCGTGCCTGAGCTGTCCCCGTATACGGCTGACGAGATGCTGTAGTGCCTGCAGCCTCAGTGAAGCGCGAGACTCGACCAGTGAATAGTTTTCGCAGATAGTCTCCAACCCGTCGAGAATTCCCTCGACCACAATCTCATGCTCGCGACGCTCCTTGGCCGAATCCGCGAGCGCGGCGGCGAGCACGTTGTCGGTTTGTGCGTTGTAGCCCCTCGGGCGCGTGCCGGCAATCGCCTCAGTTTGGAGTTCCCTGTGATCACGGCGGTACAGCCGCTCTGGCGACGCACCAATGAATGCTGCGCCCCGGCCGGGGGCATAGCCGTATATAAAGCACTGGTCGCTCTGCTCGCGAAGTTTGGCGAGCAGCAGCCATGGGTCGGGGAGGGTCCTCGCTAACAGCGATGTCTTTCGGGCCAGAACCAATTTCTCGCTCTTGCCTTTCGCGAAAAGCTCAAGGGCACGGTTAATCTGGCGCTGCCACTGGACTTTCTCCGGCGAATCACCCCTCTCCGCAATCGAGAGTGCTTCGGGCTGATAAATCGCCGGTTCGAATCGCAGTTGTCTCGCCGACTCTATTATCTCGGCAAGCGCGGCCTGGCCAAGCTCTCTCTCGAAAACGTTACAGGTGAGATAATGCCGCCCGCGATCGGATATTACCTCGAATCTGGGCAGCACCAGCCGGGCGGCGGGAAAACTCTCCCAGAGTGGATCGCACTCGGACTCGGCGCGGCCCGAGTCGAACCGCAAGCCCCCAAAGTACCGTGTCCCGCTCGGGGCATGAACCAGGACTGAGGAGGCCCGCCGCATCATGTCCGGCAATTCGTCGTGTTTCGTGGCCTGGAGCGAATCCGCCGCTCCCACCGCGGCCGTGCATAACTCCCGGTCGCGATCCTGCCAGTACACCTTCTCGCGGTGCGGCTGTGCGGCGAGCCAGATGAGCGGATCTGACTGTTCCAGCTCGAATTCAAGACGGTACAGCAGAAGTGATTCGCCAGCGGGAGCCGTTCGCCTGCTTTGCAATCTGGCGAGCGCCTCGATAAGCTGCGCGACTGTTTCCGCGCCGACTGCTTTGCTTACCGCGCGAGTCACGACTTGTCTCCACTGTAGATCGTGACAATACCGCCTGTCAGCGTCGTGGCGTTTACCTGCGCGAATCCTGCTTCCCGCATCATCCCGCAAAAAGCGTCGCCATAAGGAAACGTCTCTATCGTTTCGCTGAGGTACCGGTAGGCGGTGGAGTCGCCGGAGATCAGCGCTCCCAGCCGGGGCATGACATGTCGCAGATAGAACATGTACGACCCACGCACGAGCGGGCTTGGTGGCACCGAGAACTCGAGAATCAGAGCGCGGCCTCGCGGTTTCAGCACGCGCAGCATCTCTGCCAGAGTCCGGCGCGTGTCGGTCATGTTGCGAATACCAAAGGAAATCGTGACCGTGTCAAATGCATTGTCGTCAAAGGCGAGCTTCTCCGCGTCGCCGATCTGTAGTTCCAGCACCTGGTCGAGTTTCTGCCGCTTGATCTTCGCGCGGCCGATAGCCAGCATCTGCTCGGCCAGATCCAGCCCATTCCCGCGGCTCACTCTTCCCGTCTTCGCCAGGGCGATAAGCTGATCGCCGGTCCCGCAGGCCAGATCAAGCACCGCGAGCGACAGGCCCGACGGCAGCATCCTGGCCACCTCCGCGCGCCAGCGATAGTCCAGCCCGGCGGACAGCAGATGGTTCAGAAGGTCGTACCGTCCGGCTATCCGGTCAAACATCTTCCAAACCTGGTGTCGCGACAGTCGCGGCAGGCCGGAGGGCTGTGTCTCGGGTTGGTCCTTGGTCATTATAGCCGCCTTCATTCGGGCGAATATACTTGGCCCCCGAGCTTGGTTCAAGGGTTCTGATCCGCGCTGTCTGTGACAGAACCTCCCGGTAGTTGCGACAGTTCTTGGAGCCATCCCACCCGCCGCATGGTCGACTCGCCTCAGAACTCGTACTCGAGGCCGAAAACCGGCAGCAGGCTCCACTGGTACAGGATATCCTGGCGCTGCTTTGCGCCGTTCCAGTAGTATTGCGCGACGTTGCGTCGGTTGTACGCGTTCCAGACCGAGAAATAGACGACCAGGTTTGATTTGTTGAAGCTGAAGGTCCGGTCGACGCGCAGGTTCAGCGAGTGGTAAGCGGGCATACGTTCGCGGTTGACCCGGTCGCTGTCGAGCACCGACCGATTCCAGAGTCGGGAGAGGTCGAGGTCAAGCGGGGTGTACGGCGGACCGCCGGCATATATCCAGCGGGTGCTGAATTCCCAGCGGTTGTTAAGGCGATACCCGCCTTCGACCGAGGCTACGAATCGGTTGTCATAAACCCTGCTTCTCCATAGGCCGTCAAGCCCGCGGTACTCGGCCCTGGCCCATCCGATACTCGCCAGCCCGTAAGTACCGGCGACCAGTTTCTTTTGAACGGTGACTTCAACACCGTAGGAGCGGGCGCGACCATCATCGACCAGACTTGGGTAGTTTCCGAAAAAGCCCCGGTAGGTGAGCTCATCGACAACAAAGAGCTGAGGCTGTAAGGTATCGACCGGGAAGCCGGTGTATCCCTTGTAGTATGTCTCCACGGTCATTCGGGTGTTCTCAGCCAGGAGTTGGTGCAGGCCGAGAATGAAATGGTCGGCCTGCGGGTCACTCAGCCGTTTGTTCTGGGGCCACTGCGCCAGTAGAATGAGGGGGAGGTGCTGGTTGTAAGTGCCTGTCGCTCCGGTCAGATTGGTTCGCGGACCGAGTCGAAAATCGAAGGCAAACCGCGGCGAGACGTGGCCGTGACGGTTATACCTGAGGTAGTCGTACCGTAGGCCGCCGGTAACGGTCAGACGATCAGACAAAGTGACGGTCAGGCTCGCGAAGCCGCCGAAGCGCGGCGACTGAACCGGTAAGTCCATGTTAAGTTCCGGCTGAATACCGCCGAGGGGATCAGTATACTCAGTGACATAAATGTCGTAGTTGTTGAAGTAGTACTTACTTTCCAGGCCGAATTCCAGGGGATGTCTCTCAGAAAGCATTACCACGTTTACGTTTCTTAACTGTACGGCCGTTTCCCGGGTGGCCTCTTCGGTCAGCCAACCGCCCGTGTTGGTCTCCCAGAATTCTCCATCGAAATCGGTCGAAAGGACCGAAAGCGAAGTGTTGCTGTACCCGTTCCCGGGCCAGAGGTACCGCCAGTTGACCCCGGTACTAAGCTCATACCCCTTGTAGGTGCCGTAGACGATATTGCCGTCGTCGGCGGACTGGGCGGAATCGAAATTTATGAAGTCCTTCCCCACGATAGCGAGCAACGACAACCGGTGCGAGCGGCCAAGATCGTACACGACCTTGCCCTGGTAGTCGCTGTAGCGCGGGGCCACGCCTGTCCCGATCGCGTCAACCAGCAGGTCGAGATAGCTCCGCCGCACCGAGAGCATCCATGATCCTGCTCCCCAGCTGATCGGGCCCTCGCCCACGAGGCCGAAACCGGCGAAGTTCAGGTCAAGCTGAGAGTCGAATTCCTCCCGGTTACCCTCGCGAAACTCCAGATCCATAATCGCCGAGAGCCGATCACCGTAACTCGCTCCGAAACCTCCGGCCGAGAACGAAACATTCCTCACAAAATCCACGTTGACCAGGCTGATCGGGCCGCCCGAGGACCCCGGCAGCGGAAAGTGATTGATGTTGGGGATCTCAATGTTGTCGATATAGAATCCGCATTCGGTGGGGGTGCCGCCGCGGACCACCAGGCTGTTCATCTGGTCGTTGGTCTTGGCGATGCTCGGCAAGAGGGCAATAATGCGGCTGACGTCACCGGCTGAGCCGGGCGCGCGGCGCACTTCCTCGCCGTTGAATCCGGTGCTGCTGGTCGGCTGCGCTCGGTCGGACGTGAAGTAGCTCGAGGTCACCTGGATGCTGTCTACTTCGACAGTACGGGGTGGGAGAGCCGCCTCGACAAAAGTCACTCGTTTCGGCCGCACGATTATGTCGGTCTTTACCACTGCGTCATAGGCAACGGCGCTGCATCTCAGGCTGTAACTTCCAACCGGTACCGCAACTAGCGTGAATCCGCCGTTGTCGTCAGTGGCAGAGCCGAAGGGTTGACCGACAATTACTACCGAGGCTCCAACCACCGGTACCTTCGTGACGGCATCGATCACTCGTCCGGAGATCTTCCCTGTCCTGACCAGTGTAGAGTCATCAGCCCACGCCTGTGACGATACCGCCAGGCAGATAAGTGCCGATAGCAGTATGAGCTGACAGCGCCGGCGCATCCCCCCGAGCATTGGAACAGTCAGTTGTTTCGAGTCCGTAAACTCAGTAAGTGCGGGTGCTGTTTTCCCGATCGACGCGACCAGATTCATATAAAGCCAGGCTCAAGAAGCTGTCGTCAAGGACACCCCGACAGAAAACTCATCTGCCAGACTATAGTTATTACGAGGGGCAGTGTCAAATGTTCGGATCGTCGGGTGGGGAACGCGTACACGGGGGCCGTGCCTATGTGAAACGTGACGAACACGGTGGCAATCTGACTTATCCGCACGGCCAGGCAGGGAGATCGCTCGCCCCGGATTGTCTCCGACATGTCCGACAAAAAAACTCCCGCTGGTGCGGGAGTCTCTCAATCATGTAATGCAGGTTGGCTTCACCTGTCCGCCGAGGCGGAAACCCGCCAAGTTCTTATCAAGCGTAAACCTCTTTTTCGTTACACTTGCAGACACCGACATTCCGGGTGCGGAATTTCCACGAGCCGGTTTCGCTCTTTTCGGCTTTCACATGCTTGATCCGGTGGACCTCCGCAGAGCATACCGGACAGAATGCGGCAAACGCTTTCTTCTGCGTTTTGTCAAGGAAGGACTGTTTCTTAGCCATCGATCAATATCTCCTCAGTATTCGGCGCAACGTTTTCACTCTTTTCGGCGGCCGCGATTTCTCGCTTAACCTCCAGAAGCAGCCGGGTCGTATCCCTCAACAGCAGGAATTCCTGATTGTTGCCGAAGAACTCCGCCGCCTGGTCAAAATACCCGGCGGCCTGCTGATACCGCCGTTCGCTAAGCGCCTGCAGGGCCTGAAAATAGGCCTTTTCACCGGGGTCAAGCATCGCTGCCTACCTCGCGCTGCATACGCTCAGCTTCTTTGAGCCGCTTTACAAACGGCTCTACCATATAGCCGTTTTGCTTGAGGTAATATATGATCATGGCCGACAAAAGCAAGGCCTCTCTGTTCTTCTGCAGCGCGGCCGAACTGAGGCTGTCGCCCAGCACCGACATCAGGTGGGCGCGGCCCCGCGACGATTCCTCGAACCGGACCGCCATAGTTTTCATCGTTTCGGAAAACTGGCCGATCGAATCTTCGCCCGTCGGGTGACTTGCCGGGCCTGGGGCACTCTCGGGTCCTT
This window contains:
- the menD gene encoding 2-succinyl-5-enolpyruvyl-6-hydroxy-3-cyclohexene-1-carboxylic-acid synthase codes for the protein MTVAEANLLRAQLMIEELRRRGTGHVVICPGSRSSPLAIAVAMDKRIRSVVHYDERGAGFFAVGYARATGKPAPVITTSGTAAANLLPAIVEASMDNLPLLAITADRPPELHGCGANQTIDQSQLYGNHIRAQALLPCPDDPVGAISVLSAVSDVYARALRSSSSPGPAHLNCPFREPLVPPAGDIRSLDETISEHQPELTDWYCSVKPYGGEPAPTRPLEPTVLKSTIEIIRQTNRGLLIIGYLRTDHERRTALELSRNLNWPTLADITSGLSGIPEPHMVRHYDLILASVDFADSHAPDTVLHIGGRFTSKRLLQFIERSQPAHYIFNAGHDVIFDPVRAVTLRTGHETSVFCRSLGEHTGQSSANTPWLDGWSRAGSEAARTVAQGCSEDQPLTEPSLARALSERLGTDAALFLASSLPIRDMDMFASLRGTVSVAANRGASGIDGTIASACGYAAGLGQPVVLLIGDQSCLHDLNSLALVRQSRQPLVIVVINNNGGRIFELLPIAEHRELLDRFFVAPHGFTIGRIAEMFGLQYESVRTLGKFRKTLDRAGRSQQSTIIEVMVDPAHGLEHRSQLLQAVQAAVETD
- a CDS encoding isochorismate synthase, whose protein sequence is MTRAVSKAVGAETVAQLIEALARLQSRRTAPAGESLLLYRLEFELEQSDPLIWLAAQPHREKVYWQDRDRELCTAAVGAADSLQATKHDELPDMMRRASSVLVHAPSGTRYFGGLRFDSGRAESECDPLWESFPAARLVLPRFEVISDRGRHYLTCNVFERELGQAALAEIIESARQLRFEPAIYQPEALSIAERGDSPEKVQWQRQINRALELFAKGKSEKLVLARKTSLLARTLPDPWLLLAKLREQSDQCFIYGYAPGRGAAFIGASPERLYRRDHRELQTEAIAGTRPRGYNAQTDNVLAAALADSAKERREHEIVVEGILDGLETICENYSLVESRASLRLQALQHLVSRIRGQLRHGVDDLQIITALHPTPAVGGFPAREAVALLSEFEAFDRGWYAGPFGWLAKDRAEFAVAIRSALVCERRIDLFAGAGIVPGSEADSEWDEIEHKLRAFLGLFDLEAR
- the ubiE gene encoding bifunctional demethylmenaquinone methyltransferase/2-methoxy-6-polyprenyl-1,4-benzoquinol methylase UbiE, which gives rise to MTKDQPETQPSGLPRLSRHQVWKMFDRIAGRYDLLNHLLSAGLDYRWRAEVARMLPSGLSLAVLDLACGTGDQLIALAKTGRVSRGNGLDLAEQMLAIGRAKIKRQKLDQVLELQIGDAEKLAFDDNAFDTVTISFGIRNMTDTRRTLAEMLRVLKPRGRALILEFSVPPSPLVRGSYMFYLRHVMPRLGALISGDSTAYRYLSETIETFPYGDAFCGMMREAGFAQVNATTLTGGIVTIYSGDKS
- a CDS encoding TonB-dependent receptor; this encodes MNLVASIGKTAPALTEFTDSKQLTVPMLGGMRRRCQLILLSALICLAVSSQAWADDSTLVRTGKISGRVIDAVTKVPVVGASVVIVGQPFGSATDDNGGFTLVAVPVGSYSLRCSAVAYDAVVKTDIIVRPKRVTFVEAALPPRTVEVDSIQVTSSYFTSDRAQPTSSTGFNGEEVRRAPGSAGDVSRIIALLPSIAKTNDQMNSLVVRGGTPTECGFYIDNIEIPNINHFPLPGSSGGPISLVNVDFVRNVSFSAGGFGASYGDRLSAIMDLEFREGNREEFDSQLDLNFAGFGLVGEGPISWGAGSWMLSVRRSYLDLLVDAIGTGVAPRYSDYQGKVVYDLGRSHRLSLLAIVGKDFINFDSAQSADDGNIVYGTYKGYELSTGVNWRYLWPGNGYSNTSLSVLSTDFDGEFWETNTGGWLTEEATRETAVQLRNVNVVMLSERHPLEFGLESKYYFNNYDIYVTEYTDPLGGIQPELNMDLPVQSPRFGGFASLTVTLSDRLTVTGGLRYDYLRYNRHGHVSPRFAFDFRLGPRTNLTGATGTYNQHLPLILLAQWPQNKRLSDPQADHFILGLHQLLAENTRMTVETYYKGYTGFPVDTLQPQLFVVDELTYRGFFGNYPSLVDDGRARSYGVEVTVQKKLVAGTYGLASIGWARAEYRGLDGLWRSRVYDNRFVASVEGGYRLNNRWEFSTRWIYAGGPPYTPLDLDLSRLWNRSVLDSDRVNRERMPAYHSLNLRVDRTFSFNKSNLVVYFSVWNAYNRRNVAQYYWNGAKQRQDILYQWSLLPVFGLEYEF